In one Micromonospora polyrhachis genomic region, the following are encoded:
- a CDS encoding DUF6093 family protein, translating to MSLAAAALLARGRRAAEALMVDACTIRRRTGETTDPDTGVITPTYQQLYAGRCRVQQPTAQATAQDPGQAHVLMLRLEVQLPMSVTGLAVDDEVLITASAHDPDLPGRVFLVRDLAHKTHATARRVQVQERTS from the coding sequence ATGTCGCTGGCTGCCGCTGCTCTGCTGGCCCGGGGACGTCGAGCCGCCGAGGCGCTGATGGTCGACGCCTGCACCATCCGTCGCCGTACCGGTGAGACCACCGACCCCGACACCGGGGTCATCACCCCCACCTACCAGCAGCTGTACGCCGGCCGGTGCAGGGTGCAACAGCCGACGGCGCAGGCCACCGCCCAAGACCCGGGCCAGGCGCATGTGCTGATGCTGCGCCTGGAGGTGCAACTGCCCATGTCCGTGACCGGCCTGGCGGTGGACGACGAGGTGCTGATCACGGCCAGCGCGCACGACCCGGACCTGCCGGGCCGGGTGTTCCTGGTGCGGGACCTGGCGCACAAGACCCACGCCACGGCCAGGCGGGTGCAGGTGCAGGAAAGGACCAGCTGA